The Falco peregrinus isolate bFalPer1 chromosome 1, bFalPer1.pri, whole genome shotgun sequence genome has a window encoding:
- the EMX2 gene encoding homeobox protein EMX2 isoform X2 produces MFQPTPKRCFTIESLVAKDSPLPASRSEDPIRPAALSYANSSPMNPFLNGFHSTGRGVYSNPDLVFAEAVSHPPNPAVPVHPVPPPHALAAHPLPASHSTHPLFASQQRDPSTFYPWLIHRYRYLGHRFQGKSVVSEQTDKVQAAKVGRGRFRLTTEEKRDSSH; encoded by the exons ATGTTTCAGCCCACACCCAAGCGGTGTTTCACCATCGAGTCGCTGGTGGCCAAAGACAGCCCCTTGCCCGCGTCTCGCTCCGAGGATCCTATCCGGCCGGCGGCGCTCAGCTATGCCAATTCCAGCCCGATGAACCCTTTTCTCAACGGCTTCCACTCCACTGGCAGGGGGGTCTACTCCAACCCGGACTTGGTCTTTGCAGAGGCCGTCTCCCACCCGCCTAACCCGGCCGTGCCGGTCCATcccgtgccccctccccacgccCTGGCCGCCCACCCGCTGCCCGCTTCGCACTCCACGCACCCGCTCTTCGCCTCGCAGCAAAGGGACCCCTCCACCTTCTACCCTTGGCTAATACACCGCTACCGGTATCTGGGCCACAGGTTCCAAG GTAAAAGTGTGGTTTCAGAACAGACGGACAAAGTTCAAGCGGCAAAAGTTGGAAGAGGAAGGTTCAGACtcacaacagaagaaaaaagggactCATCACATTAA
- the EMX2 gene encoding homeobox protein EMX2 isoform X1, with amino-acid sequence MFQPTPKRCFTIESLVAKDSPLPASRSEDPIRPAALSYANSSPMNPFLNGFHSTGRGVYSNPDLVFAEAVSHPPNPAVPVHPVPPPHALAAHPLPASHSTHPLFASQQRDPSTFYPWLIHRYRYLGHRFQGNETSPESFLLHNALARKPKRIRTAFSPSQLLRLEHAFEKNHYVVGAERKQLAHSLSLTETQVKVWFQNRRTKFKRQKLEEEGSDSQQKKKGTHHINRWRIATKQASPEEIDVTSDD; translated from the exons ATGTTTCAGCCCACACCCAAGCGGTGTTTCACCATCGAGTCGCTGGTGGCCAAAGACAGCCCCTTGCCCGCGTCTCGCTCCGAGGATCCTATCCGGCCGGCGGCGCTCAGCTATGCCAATTCCAGCCCGATGAACCCTTTTCTCAACGGCTTCCACTCCACTGGCAGGGGGGTCTACTCCAACCCGGACTTGGTCTTTGCAGAGGCCGTCTCCCACCCGCCTAACCCGGCCGTGCCGGTCCATcccgtgccccctccccacgccCTGGCCGCCCACCCGCTGCCCGCTTCGCACTCCACGCACCCGCTCTTCGCCTCGCAGCAAAGGGACCCCTCCACCTTCTACCCTTGGCTAATACACCGCTACCGGTATCTGGGCCACAGGTTCCAAG GGAATGAAACCAGCCCGGAGAGCTTCCTATTGCACAATGCACTGGCCAGGAAACCCAAACGGATCCGTACAGCTTTCTCCCCATCCCAATTACTGAGACTGGAACATGCCTTCGAGAAGAACCATTATGTAGtaggagcagagagaaaacagctggCACACAGCCTCAGCCTCACGGAAACTCAG GTAAAAGTGTGGTTTCAGAACAGACGGACAAAGTTCAAGCGGCAAAAGTTGGAAGAGGAAGGTTCAGACtcacaacagaagaaaaaagggactCATCACATTAACCGGTGGAGAATCGCCACCAAACAAGCCAGTCCAGAGGAAATCGACGTCACGTCGGACGATTAA